In Eubalaena glacialis isolate mEubGla1 chromosome 4, mEubGla1.1.hap2.+ XY, whole genome shotgun sequence, one DNA window encodes the following:
- the MTX3 gene encoding metaxin-3 isoform X1, with protein MAAPLELRCWGGGWGLPSVHSESLVVMAYAKFSGAPLKVNVIDNTWRGSRGDVPVLTTEDNIVSQPAKILNFLRKQKYNADYELSAKQGADTLAYIALLEEKLLPAVLHTFWVESDNYFTVTKPWFASRMPFPLSLILPGRMSKGALNRIILTRGEPPLYHLRDVEAQIYRDAKECLNLLSNRLGTSQFFFGDTPSTLDAYVFGFLAPLYKVRFPKVQLQEHLKQLSNLCRFCDDILNSYFRLSLGGISPAGQETVDANLQKLTQLVNKESNLIEKMDDNLRQSPQLPPRKLPTLKLTPAEEESNSSQRLSP; from the exons ATGGCGGCGCCCTTGGAGCTCAGGTGCTGGGGAGGCGGCTGGGGGCTCCCGTCGGTGCACAGCGAGTccctggtggtgatg GCTTACGCCAAATTTTCTGGTGCACCCCTGAAAGTCAATGTCATAGATAACACCTGGAGAGGTTCAAGAG GAGATGTACCAGTTTTGACAACTGAAGACAATATTGTTTCTCAGCCAGCAAAAATACTAAACTTTTTAAGAAAACAG aaatacaaTGCCGATTATGAACTGTCAGCAAAACAAGGGGCAGATACACTAGCTTACATTGCTCTCCTCGAAGAGAAGCTTCTTCCTGCAGTG CTTCATACATTCTGGGTTGAGAGTGACAATTACTTTACTGTGACAAAGCCATGGTTTGCTTCACGAATGCCTTTTCCCTTGAGTTTGATCCTGCCTGGAAGAATGTCTAAGGGAGCACTGAATAGGATTATCCTGACCAGGGGAGAGCCTCCCCTCTACCACCTCCGAGATGTAGAAGCTCAG ATATACAGAGATGCCAAGGAGTGCCTAAATCTTCTGTCAAACAGACTGGGAACATCTCAGTTTTTCTTTGGAGATAC gccTTCTACTTTGGATGCCTATGTGTTTGGTTTTCTCGCACCTCTTTATAAAGTACGCTTTCCTAAAGTTCAGTTACAAGAACATTTGAAACAGCTCTCCAACCTGTGTCGCTTTTGTGATGACATCCTAAACAGTTATTTTAGGCTTAGTCTTGGAG GCATCTCTCCTGCTGGACAAGAAACGGTAGATGCAAATCtgcagaaactcacacaacttGTAAATAAGGAATCCAACTTGATTGAAAAG ATGGATGACAATCTTCGCCAAAGCCCTCAACTTCCTCCTCGGAAACTGCCAACACTTAAATTGACTCCAGCAGAAGAAGAAAGTAATTCCTCACAACGGCTATCACCCTGA
- the MTX3 gene encoding metaxin-3 isoform X2, with amino-acid sequence MAAPLELRCWGGGWGLPSVHSESLVVMAYAKFSGAPLKVNVIDNTWRGSRGDVPVLTTEDNIVSQPAKILNFLRKQKYNADYELSAKQGADTLAYIALLEEKLLPAVLHTFWVESDNYFTVTKPWFASRMPFPLSLILPGRMSKGALNRIILTRGEPPLYHLRDVEAQIYRDAKECLNLLSNRLGTSQFFFGDTPSTLDAYVFGFLAPLYKVRFPKVQLQEHLKQLSNLCRFCDDILNSYFRLSLGDG; translated from the exons ATGGCGGCGCCCTTGGAGCTCAGGTGCTGGGGAGGCGGCTGGGGGCTCCCGTCGGTGCACAGCGAGTccctggtggtgatg GCTTACGCCAAATTTTCTGGTGCACCCCTGAAAGTCAATGTCATAGATAACACCTGGAGAGGTTCAAGAG GAGATGTACCAGTTTTGACAACTGAAGACAATATTGTTTCTCAGCCAGCAAAAATACTAAACTTTTTAAGAAAACAG aaatacaaTGCCGATTATGAACTGTCAGCAAAACAAGGGGCAGATACACTAGCTTACATTGCTCTCCTCGAAGAGAAGCTTCTTCCTGCAGTG CTTCATACATTCTGGGTTGAGAGTGACAATTACTTTACTGTGACAAAGCCATGGTTTGCTTCACGAATGCCTTTTCCCTTGAGTTTGATCCTGCCTGGAAGAATGTCTAAGGGAGCACTGAATAGGATTATCCTGACCAGGGGAGAGCCTCCCCTCTACCACCTCCGAGATGTAGAAGCTCAG ATATACAGAGATGCCAAGGAGTGCCTAAATCTTCTGTCAAACAGACTGGGAACATCTCAGTTTTTCTTTGGAGATAC gccTTCTACTTTGGATGCCTATGTGTTTGGTTTTCTCGCACCTCTTTATAAAGTACGCTTTCCTAAAGTTCAGTTACAAGAACATTTGAAACAGCTCTCCAACCTGTGTCGCTTTTGTGATGACATCCTAAACAGTTATTTTAGGCTTAGTCTTGGAG ATGGATGA